Below is a window of Synechococcus sp. RSCCF101 DNA.
GGCTGCTGAACCCGAACCAGGGCTGGCTGCTCGACGGCTTCCCCAGAACCCTGGTGCAGGCCGAAGCGCTGGCGGACCTGCTGGAGGAGCTTCAGCAACCACTGCAACGGGCCGTGCTGATCGACCTGGCCGACGATCTCCTCGTCCAGCGGCTGCTCAACCGCGGCCGGGCGGACGACACGGCGGACACGATCCGCAACCGCTTGCGCGTCTATCAGGAGAAGACGGCCCCGCTGATCGCCTTCTACGAGGAGCGAGGCCTGCTGGCGCGTGTCGACGGCGAGGGCACGATCGACGAGATCGCCGCCCGGCTCGAGGACCTCCTCACCTGAGGGCGGCTCACTCCGGAAGCGACTTGACGCTCCATGCTACGTTAGCTGTTTGCAAAGTGGAGAGCCCACCACCATGAAGGTGCGTGCCTCGGTCAAGAAAATGTGCGACAAGTGCCGGGTGATTCGCCGCCACGGCCGGGTGATGGTGATCTGCGCCAACCCCAAGCACAAGCAGCG
It encodes the following:
- a CDS encoding adenylate kinase translates to MNQRLLFLGPPGAGKGTQAQQLAARHGMLHLSTGDMLRAEVDAGTPLGIEVNAVMERGDLVSDEQVLAIVRGRLLNPNQGWLLDGFPRTLVQAEALADLLEELQQPLQRAVLIDLADDLLVQRLLNRGRADDTADTIRNRLRVYQEKTAPLIAFYEERGLLARVDGEGTIDEIAARLEDLLT
- the rpmJ gene encoding 50S ribosomal protein L36, whose protein sequence is MKVRASVKKMCDKCRVIRRHGRVMVICANPKHKQRQG